The sequence ACAGCCTTTCAGGTACCtttctgaacaagattattgagaGATGGATTCATGAATATATAATGTAGTTGTAGAAAATTGTACATTTGAAATACATGATTGAAATAACATGCATAGATACGTCCTGTGAATGAACATAGTTCCTGGGCGCACATACATTATTTAACTGTTTATCAATTTCAGGCAATGAGATTGGGAGCTTTGAGCTCCTTCCGTCCAAAAAAAAACATACATTATTTTTTAACCCTAAAAGAAGAGTATGTGCCATTGTGATCATCTAGTATCGAAAACAATCTGCGAAAATAAGAACAGGAGCAAGCACAAATGACAAATAGAAAGATGATGTGCACTTGCTTGAGTGAACGCTACTAGTACCAAACAGAGAACTGTCAATCTACAGTAAGACGGTGTAAGCAGATCAATGGCACCAATCCTACCAACAAATCAGCACTCGCAGCCAAATTTACTATCTGAAATGCACAAGCCTCAATCAGAACAAGGAGGTGACCGATTACCTGCCGAAGGTAGGGATCTGGCTTGATCCAAGCGATGGTGAAAGCACGCATGGTACAAGCGAATGGTATCCGTCTTGAAGCGGAGAGCTCGCGATCACCTTGCCTTGGTAAATGTCCACGGCGACGATGTGCTTCTGCTCGCCGACGGTGATGTAGATGGTATCGGCGTTGAGCGGGTCGATGACGGCAATCTGCGGCGGCCTCTTCCCCTCTTCGCACGGGTGGCCTCCATCCTCCAAGACCTGCCTGAGCTCCACCTGGCGCTCCAGCGTCCAGCTCCTGCCCTCGTCGTCGAGCACAAACGAGCTGAGCAGGAACGGGTCGTGAAGAGAAGCCTCAATGTAGCGCAGCCTCCCCTCGCTGACGCCGATGCGCCGGTACTTGCCCATCTCCTTCATGAACGTCGCGGTGGGGGCTTCTTTGAACTGTGCGAGGAAGTCCGTGAGGCTGCTGCCCTCCGGCAGCTCGACGAAACGGAACTCCGGCCGGTAGCTGAAGGGGTCGACGGAGATGGCGCCGCGGGTGAGGTCGACCCACCAGAGCCTGTCGCCGAAGGCCACCGTCTCCTGGTTCATCTCCATCTCCCACTTGAGCGGCGGCTTGCACGGCAGGCCAAGCACCAACTCCCACCGGCCAATCTCCGGGAGGAACCGGTCGATGACGCGGTCACGCTGGTGCACGATTTCGGCGACGGCGAACCGGTGAGgcgcgtccccgccgccgccgccgcctgctttGGTGAGGAGGCCCATGTGGTGGTACTCCAGCCTCTTCCTGGACCCGTCGGGGTACGGGAGGCGGAGCAGCTGGCCGGTGATGGGGTTGCAGATGCAGCGCTCGGCCTCCATGTCGGCGGTGAGGTTCCAGGACTCGCGGGGATCCTCGGGCCCGAGGATGTCGTAGTAGGtgaggaggaggtggccgtcggCGCTGGCGGCGTCGACGCTGCCGCCGAGGACTTGGACGACGTTGCTGTCGGCGGCGGGGCGTTCCCTGGCGTTGATGAGGTGCGCCGGGACGGAGATGCTGGAGACGCACGGAGGGTCGACGGGGCGGAGACGCGCGCTCGGCGCCGACGACGGTTCGTCGACGGGCGACGTGCTGTCGATGATGACCCATGGTGGGagcgtggaggcggcggtggagatgGTGCGGCGCCGCGGCGGGTTCGAGGAGGCGGCGTCGGTGGAGAGGGCGGGGCACGGTGGGTccgaggaggcggcggtggagagggTGTGGTGGCACGGTAGGTGCGAGGAGGAGACGGTGGAGagggagcggcggaggcggccggagaggcctaggaggcgccggaggggcatggcggcggcggcctcgagcTTGGTGCGGTCCGTTGGAGCGTAGCCTGTACACTGCAGTCTGCAGGGGTGTAGAGGTTGCGTGCTCATTGGCTCCTGGAGACTGTACACCTGTCTGCGACTTTGCGTGCCCGCTCATTGGTCTTTTCCCTCCTTTTTGACcaggctgtgtgtgtgtgtgtgacttgtgtcaatttgaaatttgaatccaaAACCGTACCCCATTTTCCAATTTAAAAACAAGTCGATGCAAGCCATGAATGAATTCTTGTGCCACTCCTCGCTGTTGGTGGACAGCTCGAGCTCGTCCAAATCCACGCCGTcaggggaaggcgacgaggcacGCGCTCAATCCGCCCCTAGGAGCTGGGCGAGAGTGTGTGGTGTTGTGGTTGAAAGCGCGCCGCGCCGGCtggggcaaaatttcgtgttttgacccttttagcGGAGAAAATCGAGATCGGACCCTAGTTGTGAATTTTTTTGAGATCTGACCCCTTCTCTTACCGCCAGGGGCAACGGCGGTAACCCTGAACAGCAGCCCTCGacggccgccgccccctccgtcccCCTACCTCCACtatccctggcggtaggctgtataACCTTACCGCCggggtccctggcggtagggtgcgagcAGTTATACGGGCcgacgcccccgcccccgccccatcTGCCCCATTCCCCTCTCCTCCCAGCCGCCAAGAACAGAGGGAgttcctctctctcgccctctctacTCCTCCCCTTGGATCTTCACCGTTTCTACAccgtttttgcggatcgagatggctccGAAGAAAGAAAAGTAAGCTCATCCGATCCCTCCAATTACTTTTAGTAAAATAGCTTCCGATTCGATGCATTTTTTGCTTCAAATCACCCCTATTTTTTACCTAAGATTGATTTTTTAACCTAGGATTGTTTTAGGTTGCTTTTAGATGTTCTCTAATCACTAGTGGTGTTGAATATGAACCCTACTCACTAGTTCGAATGATACtatgaagatgaaccctagttcataattttttttgtttaaaGAAATTATgatatgatatgatgcatgttggaggaatTTGTTTTGATATATGATGCATGTGGATGTTATATGATGCAAGTAGTGGATGTTGTTGGAGAAAAATGGTGAACcctcaagatgaaccctagttcataatttttttgttAAACAAAATTATGATATGATGCATTGTTGAATGTTGTTGAATGAAAGACATTGGTTGAATATGATTCATTCGCATTGATGAATGTTGGTTGAATAAGTGATAACTGATGAAAATGATATGATTCATGTCGGTTAATATGATTCATTTATacttggacttgatatgtttcatGTTTGTTCAAATTGATGAAAATGATATGATTCATGTCGGTTGAATATGATTCATTTATTTTTGGAGTTGATATGTTTCATGTTTGTTTAAAATTATACAAGTTGGTTGAAAATGACATCATTTCCAATTGTTATAGCCCCCCATTGCGCCAGAAATCGGCGCGAAGTACACCATGCTTGATCATGCTTTCAACAACGGTCACCGCGCCCGTTTTATGGAGAACGGAGTGGTAATGTCTAAGATCAATTTGTTGTATTGTTTGTTATGAAAGAATAAGTCACTAACAATTCCATTAACATTTCGAAAGATACTCCCCCCATTGCGAATGAGGGGCCACACGAAGGCCGTGGAGATGCAGTACGACGAGCGCTACACTCCGTACTTTAGGAGAGCACGGATGTTGGGTTTCGTTCTTCAGTTTAAAATACACCGTCGACGATCGTCCACTCGGCGCTCACGACATTGATCGACCAGTGGCGCCCCGAGACGCACAGTTTCCATCTTCCCTGTGGTGAGATGACAGTGAACcctcaagatgaaccctagttcatattttTTTTTGTTAAACAAAATTATGATATGATGCATTGTTGAATGTTGTTGAATGAAAGACGTTGGTTGAATATGATTCATTCGCATTGATGAATGTTGGTTGAATAAGTGATAACTGATGAAAATGATATGATTCATTTATacttggacttgatatgtttcatGTTTGTTCAAAATGATGAAAATGATATGATTCATGTCGGTTGAATATGATTCATTTATTTTTGGAGTTGATATGTTTCATGTTTGTTTAAAATGATACAAGGTAGTTGAAAATGACATCATTTCCAATTGTTATAGGCGCCCCCCTTGCGCCAGAAATTGGCGTGAAGTACACCATGCTTGAGCATGCTTTCGACAATGGTCACCGCGCCCGTTTTATGGAGAATGAAGTGGTAATGTCTAACATCAATTTGTTGTATTGTTTGTTATGAAAGAATAAGTCACTAACAATTCCGTTAACATTTGGAAAGATGCTGCCCCCATTGCGGATGAGGGCCACACGAAGGCTGTGGAGATGCAGTACGACGAGCACTACACTCCATACTTTAGGAGAGCATGGGTGTTGGGTTTCGTTCTTCAGTTTAAAAGACACCCGTCGACGCTCGTCCACTCGGCGCTCACGACATTGATCAACCGGTGGCGCCCCGAGACGCACAGTTTCCATCTTCCCCGTGGTGAGATGACAGTGACTCTCGAGGACTTCGGCATGATCATGGACCTACCAATCCAGGGCTGTGCTCTCACTAGGCGAGTGGAGAGGACCAATTGGTAGGAGAGGGTGATCACCCTCATCAGCGACTGCCCTCCCATGAAGGGGAACAGAACATCTGTTGTGCGACTCAAGTGGCTCCTCAAGAACCGTCCGTATGCCTGCAGGGTGTCGATGAGCAGACCGTGGAGCAGTACACGAGGGCCTATTTCTTGTACCTTCTGACGGAGGTTGTCTTTCCAGACTGCACGGGGGATAGCGCCCTATGGATGTATCTCGGCTTCCTGGATGACTGGGATGCGGAGTACAACTGGGGGTCCGCCGGCCTAGCTTACCTATACCGCTCGGTAAGATAATAATCTCAGTACTCATTTTTCGACCTATGTATGTTGTTTGAGATTGTGCTATCTGATCATCATCACTTCATGTTTGCAGCTGTGTGGCGCGACGCAGAGGACCGAAGAGACCTCTAGCGTGTGTGGATTTGTTTGGGCCCTTTCAATTTGGATGTGGGGGCGGTTGCCGGTTGGCCGTCCATAGAGAGTTCGCTCGCGTGCATGGATGGATTATGGCGAAGAAGGGAACAGTGCTCGGTACCCGGCGGTCGCGTACACCTAGGACAAGGTGAAGGTCTACACAGGCAAGGCCAGTACGCTGTACAAGATCTTCACCAATGAGTTGGACAACCTAACCGGAATTTCAGGTATACCAAGTAGCTTATCAATCGTTTCGTAGCAACTTTCATTGTTCTTAACAATCCTTCTGTAGGTTAACTGGAGGTCATACCACAACCGAGAATGGGGGTTCAAGCTCAACTCGATGTGCGAGGAGGATCGGCTTGCCTGGCGGTGCATTGTGCCCTTGATATGTGTCTATGCCGTCGAGTGGCACTTACTACAGCGTGTGGCCACACAGTTTGGGATCTTCCAGCATACCCCACTAGGTCAACCCACCAACACGGGCGGCTCCGGCCTTCACTGGGGAGGGCATTGTTCTCTACTTATTGTATTTTCATTTATGTTTGACGTTGTCATGACGTCCGCTGCTTCCTATGCCTTGCACGAAGGGTAGAAAGAATTGTCAGTCCATCACAGACTGGAGGCACGAGCACAAGGACCATGTGCAAGCATGGGACAAGAGGAGGTATCGCAAAGACGGCGAGAGGAGAGTGTCTAAGATGACCTCCTATTGTGAAGACCACATGAAGTGGTATGACGAGGGTGTCAAGTATTGTACATGCATGAGGCCGTAGTGGACGAAAGACAATATCGCCGAATTGGAGGAGGATGACAGCGAGGACGAAGCATACCGTGGGCGGCTCAGAGATCTCGAAGGTGATTTGAGGGAGTATGCACCCCTGATGAATAGAGTGGTAAGTGGTGTTCTCATTTAATTTTAGCTATGAGCGGTTGAGTGAAAACTTGGCCGTTAACACAATGCTTACATGTGCAGGCTTCGGAGCTCAACAGAAGCATTATTGAAGGCTCGAACGCGCTTTCGTATGAAGCCGGAACCTTGGAATCCAACACCAAGATGAGGGATACGATGAAGGTAACATCGAGCTTCCTTAGCCATGTTATACCATTGCAAAAGCTTGACGTCgtgatgttggggaacgcagtaatttcaaaaaaaaacta comes from Triticum aestivum cultivar Chinese Spring chromosome 5B, IWGSC CS RefSeq v2.1, whole genome shotgun sequence and encodes:
- the LOC123115620 gene encoding uncharacterized protein: MSTQPLHPCRLQCTGYAPTDRTKLEAAAAMPLRRLLGLSGRLRRSLSTVSSSHLPCHHTLSTAASSDPPCPALSTDAASSNPPRRRTISTAASTLPPWVIIDSTSPVDEPSSAPSARLRPVDPPCVSSISVPAHLINARERPAADSNVVQVLGGSVDAASADGHLLLTYYDILGPEDPRESWNLTADMEAERCICNPITGQLLRLPYPDGSRKRLEYHHMGLLTKAGGGGGGDAPHRFAVAEIVHQRDRVIDRFLPEIGRWELVLGLPCKPPLKWEMEMNQETVAFGDRLWWVDLTRGAISVDPFSYRPEFRFVELPEGSSLTDFLAQFKEAPTATFMKEMGKYRRIGVSEGRLRYIEASLHDPFLLSSFVLDDEGRSWTLERQVELRQVLEDGGHPCEEGKRPPQIAVIDPLNADTIYITVGEQKHIVAVDIYQGKVIASSPLQDGYHSLVPCVLSPSLGSSQIPTFGRNPLHDFKMATGPSSTPF